The Candidatus Eisenbacteria bacterium genome window below encodes:
- a CDS encoding glycosyltransferase family 2 protein — MALALFVAALAIIVWVYVGYPLLLWAMALLRRKPVRRAPVAPTVSLVICAYNEERDIRRKLQECVAADYPPDRLEIVVASDGSTDRTDDIVREFAPRVRLLRVEGRGGKTVAQNAAVAEARGDILVFSDVTTVYTPTTIREMVANFADPAVGCVGGDLHYEKEPRNTSAEGRALFWGFERQLRVWESQVHSIVGVAGCVYAMRRALYVPLDAAAISDFVQPGRVTERGHRTVLEPRALAFEAAESRSLGEELHRRARVITRGLRGAFTMPALLNPLRHPWFATLLWSHRVLRWLVPVFLLVLLAASVALAPRGPFFQLVLAAQLAMYGSGLVAYTLERLRVRPPGLFIPLYFCVLNLAPLLALAWLVRGEKKVAWETGR, encoded by the coding sequence ATGGCGCTCGCGCTCTTCGTCGCCGCGCTCGCCATCATCGTGTGGGTGTATGTCGGCTATCCGCTCCTCCTGTGGGCGATGGCGCTCCTGCGGCGGAAACCCGTCCGCCGCGCGCCGGTCGCACCCACCGTGTCGCTCGTCATCTGCGCCTACAACGAGGAGCGCGACATCCGCCGCAAGCTCCAGGAGTGCGTCGCCGCCGACTACCCGCCCGACCGCCTGGAGATCGTCGTGGCGTCGGATGGCTCGACCGATCGGACCGACGACATCGTGCGCGAGTTCGCGCCGCGGGTCCGGCTCCTGCGGGTCGAGGGGCGCGGCGGCAAGACGGTTGCGCAGAACGCCGCCGTCGCCGAGGCCCGGGGCGACATCCTCGTCTTCTCCGACGTCACGACGGTGTACACCCCCACCACCATCCGGGAAATGGTGGCGAACTTCGCCGACCCGGCCGTCGGCTGCGTCGGCGGCGATCTCCACTACGAGAAGGAGCCCCGCAACACGTCGGCCGAGGGTCGGGCGCTCTTCTGGGGGTTCGAGCGGCAGCTCCGCGTGTGGGAGAGCCAGGTGCACTCGATCGTCGGCGTCGCCGGCTGCGTGTACGCGATGCGCCGTGCGCTCTACGTCCCACTCGACGCGGCCGCCATCAGCGACTTCGTCCAGCCGGGTCGCGTGACGGAGCGCGGCCACCGCACGGTGCTCGAGCCGAGAGCGCTCGCGTTCGAAGCGGCCGAGAGCCGGTCGCTCGGCGAGGAGCTGCACCGCCGGGCGCGCGTCATCACGCGCGGGCTGCGCGGCGCGTTCACGATGCCGGCCCTGCTGAATCCGCTCCGCCACCCGTGGTTCGCGACCCTGCTGTGGTCGCATCGCGTGCTGCGCTGGCTCGTGCCGGTCTTCCTCCTGGTCCTGCTGGCGGCGAGCGTCGCGCTCGCGCCGCGCGGGCCCTTCTTCCAGCTCGTGCTCGCGGCCCAGCTCGCCATGTACGGCTCGGGCCTGGTCGCCTACACGCTGGAGCGGCTGCGCGTGCGGCCGCCCGGGCTCTTCATTCCGCTCTACTTCTGCGTGCTGAACCTGGCACCGCTGCTCGCGCTCGCGTGGCTTGTCCGCGGCGAGAAGAAGGTCGCGTGGGAGACGGGGCGGTGA
- a CDS encoding polysaccharide deacetylase family protein, whose protein sequence is MRARAAVFCFHDIVPADRVDRVPTTHRPYVLTPDEFRALMVEARASARRAIPVGQVPSELGGAFYSLTFDDGAASDYEIAFPTLRELGLRATFFVVPTLVDTPGYATWAQLREMVAAGMEVGSHSLTHPFVHELDRAGVEREFGESKRLLEERLGVAVRSASLPRGWESPALRGVLAELGYKAFCTSRVAWWYVGGDALAIPRVAVRRGMLVDDFGAIVNATPRALWRMQAIEAAKNAAKACLGLQGWQRLREPLLALRERA, encoded by the coding sequence ATGAGGGCGCGCGCGGCAGTCTTCTGCTTCCACGACATCGTTCCCGCGGACCGGGTCGATCGCGTGCCCACGACGCACCGCCCGTACGTGCTGACGCCCGATGAGTTTCGCGCCCTCATGGTGGAAGCGCGCGCGTCGGCACGCCGCGCGATCCCGGTGGGGCAGGTCCCCTCGGAGCTCGGCGGCGCCTTCTACAGCCTCACCTTCGACGACGGTGCGGCGAGCGACTACGAGATCGCGTTTCCCACCCTGCGCGAGCTCGGGCTGCGCGCGACGTTCTTCGTCGTACCGACGCTCGTCGACACGCCCGGGTACGCCACGTGGGCGCAGCTCCGCGAGATGGTTGCCGCGGGGATGGAGGTCGGCAGTCACTCGCTGACGCACCCCTTCGTGCACGAGCTCGATCGCGCCGGCGTCGAGCGGGAGTTCGGCGAGTCGAAGCGCTTGCTGGAAGAGCGACTCGGCGTGGCGGTCCGCAGCGCTTCCCTGCCGCGCGGGTGGGAGTCGCCCGCGCTGCGCGGGGTCCTCGCGGAGCTCGGGTACAAGGCCTTCTGCACGAGTCGCGTCGCCTGGTGGTACGTGGGCGGCGATGCGCTCGCGATCCCGCGCGTGGCGGTGCGCCGCGGCATGCTGGTCGACGACTTCGGGGCGATCGTGAACGCCACGCCGCGCGCCCTCTGGCGCATGCAGGCGATCGAGGCGGCGAAGAACGCCGCGAAGGCGTGCCTCGGCTTGCAGGGCTGGCAACGCCTGCGTGAGCCGCTGCTGGCGCTCCGGGAGCGGGCCTGA
- the asnB gene encoding asparagine synthase (glutamine-hydrolyzing), whose translation MCGIAGELRLVSGERASAERVRAMCDVMVHRGPDSFGEFAHAEAALGMRRLAIVDVAGGKQPLGNEDGSVQVVCNGEIYNAPALMRELESRGHHLRTRSDVEVIAHLYEEHGTDLARHMDGMFAFALWDTRAHRLILGRDRMGIKPLYVAQRGDRLFWGSEPKCLLAAGVEPELDPQALHDYLTLGYVPGPASIFAGVAQLPPGAILVAEPGRGAPRIERYWRLDGHVPTDRRGLPETEAEWEAELLRTLKGAVESHLMADVPLGVFLSGGVDSGSIVALMHELGVHPIRTFTIGFEEKGFSETDGAREVATRYGTEHHELIVRPDAINLLPTLVRHFDEPFADSSAIPVYHVSELARRHVTVVLSGEGGDEMLAGYETYRARKIAAAYARLPRIVGQGLVPAVVRRLPVSHGKVSFDYKAKRFVTGAYLPPAAGHLWWKSILTEDMKRGLYAGGAEGLVPTARLFESLYAESDGGELDRLQYVDTALYLAADILVKVDRMSMAHSLETRVPFLDRSMVELARRIPPRLRLHGLTTKYLLKKAMASRLPASVVGGKKRGFNVPMPGWLAGELRDFTRDTLSPARVRAQGLFEPQAVTRLIDEHVRLAADHSRALWTLLVLSVWMDDVLGATGPAAARAAGAWR comes from the coding sequence ATGTGCGGCATCGCAGGTGAGCTGAGACTCGTATCCGGCGAGCGCGCCAGCGCCGAGCGGGTGCGCGCCATGTGCGACGTCATGGTGCACCGCGGCCCGGACTCCTTCGGCGAGTTCGCGCACGCCGAGGCCGCGCTCGGGATGCGCCGGCTCGCGATCGTCGACGTCGCCGGCGGCAAGCAGCCCCTCGGCAACGAGGACGGCAGCGTGCAGGTCGTCTGCAATGGAGAGATCTACAACGCGCCGGCGCTCATGCGCGAGCTCGAGTCGCGCGGCCACCACCTGCGCACGCGCTCCGACGTCGAGGTGATCGCCCACCTCTACGAGGAGCACGGCACCGACCTCGCGCGCCACATGGACGGCATGTTCGCGTTCGCCCTCTGGGACACGCGCGCACACCGCCTGATCCTCGGCCGCGACCGCATGGGCATCAAGCCGCTCTACGTCGCGCAGCGGGGCGACAGGCTGTTCTGGGGCTCGGAGCCCAAGTGCCTGCTCGCGGCGGGCGTCGAGCCCGAGCTCGATCCGCAGGCCCTGCACGACTACCTGACGCTCGGGTACGTCCCCGGCCCCGCGTCGATCTTCGCGGGCGTGGCGCAGCTCCCGCCCGGCGCGATCCTGGTCGCCGAGCCGGGTCGCGGCGCGCCGCGCATCGAACGCTACTGGCGCCTGGACGGGCACGTTCCGACCGACCGGCGCGGGCTGCCCGAGACCGAAGCCGAATGGGAGGCGGAGCTCCTGCGGACGCTCAAGGGCGCCGTCGAGAGCCACCTCATGGCCGACGTCCCGCTCGGCGTCTTCCTGTCGGGCGGCGTCGACTCCGGGTCGATCGTCGCGCTCATGCACGAGCTGGGCGTCCACCCGATCCGCACCTTCACGATCGGGTTCGAGGAGAAGGGTTTCAGCGAGACCGACGGCGCGCGCGAGGTCGCGACCCGCTACGGGACCGAGCACCACGAGCTCATCGTGCGGCCCGACGCGATCAACCTGCTGCCGACGCTCGTGCGCCACTTCGACGAGCCGTTCGCCGATTCCTCCGCCATCCCCGTCTACCACGTCTCCGAGCTCGCGCGCCGTCACGTGACCGTCGTCCTCTCCGGCGAGGGCGGCGACGAGATGCTGGCGGGGTACGAGACGTACCGTGCCCGCAAGATCGCGGCCGCCTACGCGCGGCTGCCGCGGATCGTGGGGCAGGGGCTCGTGCCCGCGGTCGTGCGACGGCTGCCGGTGTCGCACGGCAAGGTGAGCTTCGACTACAAGGCGAAGCGGTTCGTGACCGGCGCCTACCTGCCTCCCGCGGCGGGCCACCTGTGGTGGAAGTCGATTCTCACCGAGGACATGAAGCGCGGGCTCTACGCGGGCGGCGCGGAGGGCCTGGTGCCGACGGCGCGCCTGTTCGAGTCGCTCTATGCCGAGAGCGATGGCGGGGAGCTCGATCGCCTGCAGTACGTCGACACGGCGCTCTACCTCGCCGCCGACATCCTGGTGAAGGTCGACCGCATGAGCATGGCGCACTCGCTCGAGACGCGCGTGCCGTTCCTCGATCGCAGCATGGTCGAGCTGGCGCGCCGCATTCCGCCACGCCTGCGCTTGCACGGCCTCACGACCAAGTACCTCTTGAAGAAGGCGATGGCGTCGCGGCTGCCGGCGTCGGTGGTGGGCGGTAAGAAGCGGGGTTTCAACGTGCCGATGCCCGGCTGGCTCGCCGGCGAGCTGCGCGACTTCACCCGCGACACGCTCTCGCCGGCGCGAGTGCGTGCGCAGGGCCTCTTCGAGCCGCAGGCCGTCACCCGGCTCATCGACGAGCACGTGCGGCTCGCCGCCGACCACAGCCGGGCACTCTGGACGCTGCTCGTGCTGTCGGTGTGGATGGACGACGTGCTCGGTGCCACCGGGCCGGCCGCGGCGCGTGCGGCCGGCGCGTGGAGATGA
- a CDS encoding polysaccharide deacetylase family protein — MGDGAVMAQVVKQAIYHSGLLRLARLARARVRGIVLRYHALTDGADPVVYAAPDICMPADAFRAQMAFVKRAYTVVPLDVLVEAVVRGDKLPPRALAITFDDGYADNHRLGLPILRALGLPATVYLTTAPIDGSAPFWVSAARAIALGARGETLAAPGREPLRIGSSAEREAAAKALTRALVPLDASARQERLAELARATGVDLERALAGTMLTWAQVRELAAAGWTIGAHTVTHSNVALIGAAVARDEIAGSRDAIEAATGTRVCHFCYPNSGGRHTYFGPETVSVLRDLGFASATTSRPGALRPGADPFLLPRLGVSPRLAPVMELAAAMERQRLAA; from the coding sequence GTGGGAGACGGGGCGGTGATGGCGCAGGTCGTGAAGCAGGCGATCTACCACTCGGGACTCCTGCGGCTCGCGCGCCTCGCGCGCGCGCGGGTGCGCGGCATCGTGCTGCGCTACCACGCCCTCACCGACGGCGCCGATCCGGTCGTCTACGCCGCGCCCGACATCTGCATGCCGGCGGACGCGTTCCGCGCGCAGATGGCGTTCGTGAAGCGCGCCTACACGGTCGTGCCCCTCGACGTCCTGGTCGAAGCGGTGGTCCGCGGCGACAAGCTGCCGCCACGCGCGCTCGCGATCACGTTCGACGACGGCTACGCCGACAACCATCGGCTGGGGCTCCCGATCCTGCGCGCGCTCGGCCTGCCGGCGACGGTGTATCTGACGACGGCCCCCATCGACGGCTCGGCGCCGTTCTGGGTATCTGCCGCGCGCGCGATCGCGCTCGGTGCGCGCGGTGAGACGCTCGCCGCGCCGGGGCGGGAGCCGCTGCGGATCGGGAGCTCGGCCGAGCGCGAGGCGGCGGCCAAGGCGCTCACGCGGGCGCTGGTACCGCTCGACGCGTCGGCGCGCCAGGAGCGCCTCGCCGAGCTGGCGCGCGCGACCGGTGTCGATCTCGAGCGCGCGCTCGCCGGAACGATGCTCACCTGGGCGCAGGTGCGGGAGCTCGCCGCCGCGGGATGGACGATCGGCGCGCACACGGTGACGCACAGCAACGTCGCGCTCATCGGCGCAGCGGTAGCACGTGACGAGATCGCGGGATCCCGCGATGCCATCGAGGCCGCCACCGGCACACGCGTGTGTCACTTCTGCTATCCCAACAGCGGTGGACGGCACACCTACTTCGGCCCGGAGACGGTGAGCGTGCTGCGCGACCTCGGCTTCGCATCGGCGACGACGTCGCGCCCGGGCGCGCTGCGTCCGGGAGCGGATCCATTCTTGCTGCCGCGGCTCGGGGTGAGCCCCCGCCTGGCTCCGGTCATGGAGCTGGCCGCGGCCATGGAGCGCCAGCGACTGGCGGCGTAG